Part of the Zingiber officinale cultivar Zhangliang chromosome 8A, Zo_v1.1, whole genome shotgun sequence genome, atgcttccccatccttcacacaTTGTCTTCAAAAGCTTCCTTCgaccttgtccttgttgtcgggtcttcctttgcaaaGAGTCTCCTTACCTCCAAGACTtcatccttgccaagtcacatttggacttacgttgttaagactacacacttggacttacaccgtcaagCCTCCACACTTCGACtttgcctttgccaagatcacactttgaCTTTACCTTGTTGTACCTACATCCTACACACTTACAAGTGTATATTAAATACAATAATAACTTAACTGAAACATTTGcctaaatatcaaaacctagagtCACACCGATTGCTCTAACAGTTCTTTGTAgccatgatctaacataaataaacatattattcaATAATTCAATGGGTTTCACATGTATATAATTTAttattgactcaatattaatttgagttggtttacaactTCATTTCCACTCATCATTCGTCAATCTAATCTAAccaacattgatcaattatattatacATATTccatcaaataaattaattattaagtgaACAAATCATTAAATGAATTCATcatttaaatgaactaatcattcttttaaaattgttaacatataatattccttttcttatttgttaacacataacataatatttcaaaaattagatAGAATAATAATGTTCATACTTAACGACAGTAATAACAACATAACTCTAATAAAATAGATAAGTTAACACTACTCCTACTAAGACAAATACTAGTGCATTGGGCAATACTATCCTGTTCATCCTGGGCTCGATTAGGGCAATATTAAGTAGATCGGTTTAGGATTCTCCATTTAATTCACATTCGGATcctcttctggatcctcctcagagTCTTTAAGATTTTATTCTGAATCCTCCTTAGAATTTTTAGGATCCTCATGGTGAAGTATCTCCACACACAACACCAAATATGAGGAGTTCAAATCTTCTGTCCCTAAAtctctctgtccccgtgtcccacaCGTTGCCTAGCCCACCGCCGGCGGCCTCCGGTCGTCGCCCCGATCAACACTATAACCCTTGGGGAAGGTAAACCCAAGGGGGTCACTATCGGCAAGATCGGTGTCAGAATCCGGCCAGATCTGAGCAAGAGCTCAGATCGATGGCAAAGGAAAGTCTGCTTAGATCCGGACAAATTTCGACGCCGATCGTGTCGATGGTGACTCCCTTGGGTTCACATTCCCTAAGGGTTATAGTGTTGATTGAGGTGGCGGCCGGAGGCCGCTGGTGGTGGGCTGAGATGATGAGTGGGACACGGGGACAGTTGATATTGGGGACAAGAGATTTGAAATAAAATATGAGATGCGCCCTTCATAGCGTCCCCAAACATGTGCTATCACCTTGGGATACCCTGACAATGATCGAATTAATACCCAAATCCTATAGTTATCTAGGATTGAAAACTCTTCCTATTCCAGTTTCCAGAACAATCGATCGTGTCATTCAATATGTCAGTAGAATCTGTAAACTGGGTCATACTCTATCTCCTTAATCACCTCCCTCAATTGATTCCATCACACATTACGATGAGTCATCATGTATATCATCCTCAATATCTAGAATTGCAAATAATAATGTCAGTATAAAATTGACAAACTAATAATAAAATCAGTTCAATTCAATTCACATATATGTATAAAAttaacatacaaaattcatgagcaaataagaaaaaataaattttctttatttgagaAGCTTCAGTCGACTGACACACTAGACTTGATAATTAAAAATCCTGATAATAAATATTAACTTAGTCCCTTGTCTTTATTAGAATCGATCTAATTTTGATATACTGTTGTTTTTGAGTAACCTAAGTACATTTAATACAAACTTAGACCTATTGATTAAATCaagatttatttgattaattctGTCCTTGGGATAATATAACTCAATTTTAATTAAGCCCAAGTCCgattaattaaaacattaatatAAAAAGTTTAATTCCAACTTAAACTCTCGAATTAATTGAAATAGATTTTCATTTAATTATACCACGCAGAGAAAAAAGATAAAAACGTAACCTATTTTTTTCatgttcttttttatttaaataaatcaaactttTTCTTATTTCACTGCGCACACCGTTTCTTCCTCACGCCTCACGCCTCACGCCTCACGCCTCACGCCTCACATGCCGCGACACTACAGTTGTTGGACACAACCACCGATCGCCAGCCTCCTAACGCCATCGTCGGTGCTCTTCGACCATGGAAATCGATTGTCAGCTATCCTACGTGGTAGCCGGCCCCTGAGGTGCGCGGAATTGCGAGATGTCATCGCGACCATCTCTATCATGACGAACGCGGGCTTCAGCCTATGGCTTGGTCGCTGGTCAGCGACAATCGCATTGACGGAGATGAAAGGGAGCCACCACGGTTCAACTCTGCCATGAGGCGCTATCTTTCAGGTCTTGAGTTCTTGGTGTTATATTTGAGTTGTGCTCTAACATAATTATTTTATGGAATgtattatttattggataaataaatatttattatttaagtgCACATTTAATATGTGTATGATTGGATCTTAAATTCATTTAtactaatggttagtagtcacctgtgatttatctcctccgtattagcctagggacgggttggcggaggcgctggggacgagcgaatcgccttttgccacatgattggatcttaaacttatttactgaatgccgtaatatgattcatagcatgagagaatttgtgattggatcgcaactaATGAGCATCTCTATgtgtgtaattatgaatatattgaaataatATTTAGTTGAATTGATAAGTTCGAACATCATTGATTCTATGAGACTAACACATGTTTTACTCTTTGATTTATCTAAACAGTTATTCCTCACTAGCTAGAGACATTGTGATGTCGAGATTTAAATgtgaatgctagttatggtaaatagttcattggagtgacatgttgtaaaacttcatatgattttctatatatatggatatgtcaatgaaatttttattgtaatttaagtgtgagtttccttcgacttgaggtattcaagttactttggtcatggagacttatacatTGACATTTTAAGTAAACATCTCCGTGGAGATGTGGACCCGAGATGATTAAGTATAAATCAAAAGTGTTCGAAAGTATTTGAATAGCCAACATAGGATTTACCATTCCTTataaggagatgtataccctatgtcCACTTGTTTTGATTGTTATTCAAAGTCTTTAGTCAAAATATCAtatgttaaaaatattatatttttggacacatatacaagtaatttgaatcaaCACGAGGAAATATTACTTGAGTTAGGGATGATGTAGTCATCTTAGTGGGGATTgacacatagatcatgtcatcAACTAAGTGGgcataagatgagtgaaaggaaggAGACATGACTTACTGTAGCTGTTGAAAAGTTTAGAAGTGGTTCTGAAATCAACCGTTTGATTTTCTGATCAATTAGGGATCACGATGTATTACTAGATGTCACTAATGATCgattcataattaatggttacTTATGGACAACCAACGTAATTAGGAACCTATTAGATCACACGCATAACGAGTGTATCTGAAAGACTTAAAACGAGTTTGagaattaaattttcaaatcGAGAGAAATTGAGACTGATTGACCAAATGAAGGGTAAAAATGAAAATATAAGCAGAATGAAAGTACGAATGGACCATATAGACGAGACGAATCCTCTTTGATTTAATTATAAACTAAATTTCTTTTTctcattttccttttcctttttatttgttcTGGCTTCTCGTTTCAAAAAACGAATGGAAAAAAAAGGGCAAAAggtttcccctttcctttcctcaGGGCCGATAAATTCTTGCTGCTGCCACCCATCAAGGAAGGACAGCCGGCCATATTTCTTGGTCGGCCATTTTCTTGGCCGGAGCTTGTTCCTCGGGCTTTCTCCTTGTGAAGCTTGCCCTTCCATTGGCTGGATCTTCTTGCTGTCTCCGTCCAAAGAAGGTGCTGCACCTTCTTGAGCCGCCTCCAGCTACTGCCGGTCAGCACCCAGCCGTCGGCTAACCTCCGGCGACCCTCCTTGCTTCCGGACAGCAGCCCACAAAGCTGCTGTGCTTCCTGGTTGCCGGTGGACAGAAGAAGTGACAAGAGGCTGCTCCAGCAATCGTGGTTGCCGCCCACCAAAAGCACCGCCGCCTCCTAGCTGCTGCTAGTCCCGGAGCTCCAGCTGCCGGCCACAGCCGACCGAGCATCTTCCAGCAGCTTTGGAAGCTGCTGGACCATCCCCGGAAAGGGAGGAAGTTGCTGTTTTCAGCCACTGCTGGAAACACTGTTTCGCTACCGGCTTCACTGTTCCGGCCAGCGATAGTTGCTGCCGAAACTGAGGTGTTGCCGAACTCACTGTTGGCTAGCGAGTTTGTGGTTCTAGGGGCTACAAGGGTTGTAGTCGCCGGTTGATTTGTGTTGTCTTGTTGCAATTGCGGCTGGGTGTAAATCGGACCATGGTCCCTCTCTCGAATCGTTCTCGAATCGTTCTGTCTCTCCACTTTGACTAGTACCGAAGCAGAGACTCGACTCGGGCTTTGAAAGCCGTCTTGACAAAAGCTTGGTGTAGATACAAATAGAAGTGAGAATCCGAGAGTGTCGCTTGGTTGATTCCTCTCTACTTCGCATCATCTGTAAAGTATTCCTAgtataaatttaattttgtaaaattttatttcatgATCATGTATGTTGTATCATGTATGTATATGGTGTGTATGatgtaataattaaatttttattattactatttatgTTATTCGATGTGTATATTTATGAAATATATTTTCGCACGTATCTGCATCAGGCTCTCGACTCctggaagctaggtgaaaattgCGATACTGTTGTGATTTTCTGGCTACTGCTGAAATCGTGACTTTGTGATGTAGTTGGCTAAGGGAAAAATCGTCGTGACGCGGTTGAAATTTCGGTGTCAAAGAATGTCAAGTTTATGAAAAATTTTGCAACGCATATAAATTTAGTTGCAAACTTTGCCAATAATTTGTGACCAAAATCTTTTTCGTCACCAATCAGTGAGGAAAACAATTTTCGACATAAATCAGTGATTAAATCTTTTTCATTATAAATTtgtaatgaaaattatttttcatcgtTGATTTgtgatgaaaattatttttctctataAATTTCACagctaacttttttttttttcatctcaaaATTTTATGATGACCTATTTTTGACGAAAAAATATTCGTTGTAAAATTCTTCACTAAAATCATAGTGATATCACTCTCGTCTTGTACGGTAGAAGATCGTGTGGAGTGCTCACGCTATATCAACCATAGCGCTCCACATGCTCTGACAATCCATGTGTTGTTCAACGTGCTCGGTTAGCCCACGTGATATTGAGATAGTTGAGCCGCAAAGCTTGGCATGTTAAGTGGAGGAGAGTTGGATTGACGAGACTGAGCGGAAATGAGCGGGAGTGTCCGGTCGATGGGGCCAAGCGAAAATGAGGAGTATCTAGATGGAAGGGCCAAGCGTAGACCCAACCCCGGGTCGAGTCTGTCCCGGACCTGGCCCGGGCCCGTAATCGGGTCAACGgaccggttgcccgttgacccgattCTTTTGGTGCAAAACTGGCGGACCGCCGGTTAACCATTGGTTCGGCCCGCCGgttcaacaatttttttttcaacggCTTGAATCGCCGGTTAATCAGCGGTTCCTAGTCGTTGGAACCGGTGGTTCCTAGCCGTTGGGGGAGGGtgggaggattttttttttttggatatttttttcaacggttaggattaTTTGACCGTTTTTTGGTCAATGACTATGATtcagtgtccgttactatcaaaactctataaatagagaactcatttcatcattttcatacAAATCTTCTCTACTCTAATCTCAGTTTCGTATTCTCTACAtgctttcgtttccaattttcaattacaatggaagaagGCTGCGAAAGTGCATTATCTCGAGCTCGAAAgggaaaggaaataatgaatTCGCGGGAGGAGGgtcccaacattcaatccactgaTGATGAAATCGAGCATTTTCCGAATCCGACATCTGAAACACAATGAAGTACGGaggcaattacttctaaggtttggGAACTTcgtcctctaaagtcttctattttcactaaacattttgagaaggtcactcttccgttggGAAAAATGcctgcaaaatgtaagcactgcaatgcttcctacaaattccaagccggcggcggctatgggtcgttgaaacgacatgtagaaacgaagcatccgacgaaatatggactcgaccattcttaaacacaattatcaagattttcttcaactagttatagtaccgattttgatttatttttatatttagataataaattaagagaatcattagctaaatttgtttccgtagaacatctttcttttagttttggatctaaatgcacatttgaagatttttgtaaagaatctcttaatctatgtactaaacgtgttcctagaactacacttaCTTGTATAGTTAAAAAATtggtaaaacaaggaaaaaagaatttaattgatgaatttaattAGATAATGAAGTTTCTTTATAtttcgatatttggagtgattattgacaaacacattcgtatatgggtgtgacttgtcattggatcgataactattggaacctccaaaaaagattgttagcttatagagtttttgatgaatcatataatgctcataacatcacacaattattatgtttaattttaaaagaatatgactttgactcataaaatattttcaatatcattagataatgctaattccaataccgcttgtatagatgcacttaaaaaaaaaaagctaatagacaacgctttaaaagcgttgtctttgtgtctgaaaaagcgttgttaaaggcactgttgttaaaggTCTGCTCAACGACAGtgcttttaaaacgttgtcgtttgtagcgaagacaacgctttaaaagcgttgtgtattttttgcaaaaacatcatctttgcaacgctttaaaagcgttattgtttttggcaaagacacACTTGTGTagcgctttaaaagcgttgtctttttaaaataaaaaaaaaatctatttacaaaatcattttttatatttacaaaactattaattttcttttaccatgtctagatttgaatttgacatataaaataacattaattagctcagctaatgatttaaaactcgtaccaaaacaatataattcaattacaaagtattagtatttacaggagaattcaactatacacaaagactaaatagttctgtttcaaagtagatagtgacattcgaatttaaaacaaaaaaatgcaAGAAATAGCTAGTCGGCCTCGAAGACAAcgatctgcatgcttacttctactagatatactgatcaaaaaggattgtcggcttgagactgagacaaaacacctaccactgtgtatctgccacagaaaacaataccatcagtattatgcaaaagaaattttcactcttaaagttgaaaacaaaggtcacagttcacaccatacagcaatgagaaaatttggattgAAAAAGACAGAAGAAAGAAATGGATCTTTGGTAGGTAAATTAGTGCACAAGAAAAAAGGCAACCAAAGCCACACATGATTCTATACTTAGAACATAGAATGATATCTTGGATTGGTTTTATATTTTACTGGCTACATTTCTTTAACAGGCATATTAATGCTATAAATCACATAGATATTTTCTTCTCGCATTACTGAAATTCCTTCTCATTGTCAAATGTTTGACAAGATAATAAGTAGTCCTCGTCTATTGAAAAAGCAACAGTAAAATACATCTACAGACTATATTATTTGTCATTCATTGCATATCTCAGGATTAGGACACTAAAAAAATGTTGATTACGCTTACAGAAAAACTTTCATCTCAGGCTTCTTGACCTACCTTTTTAGTTTAACATATTCCTATTTTTTTCAGACCACAGTTACAGGAATTCCATCTTAAACTGAACGAGAATGATTCAGGAGATAAATAAGTTATATATATCAGTATATTATTAACATCCATTTAATGTAGGTTTCTTTCCAGTTAAGCACTCCTATAAGTTTCTgatatttgtttcaaaacttcaaaaatgcaCTGCACTAACTTAATGTTATAGTTCTGTCTTGAAACTTTATGAGAAATTATGTATCAACCTTCCACCAATCCACCTGGACAATAAAGGATGATATTGGCTATTAACTATTCATGTTTCTAAATTTAGAATTCCTTCACAGACACTTAATAAAACTTTCAGCAATCAGTTAAACAAAATAGATGAATTAATTACATAACAGAGCCTTGCTACAATACTACAGTGTAAAAGAGCTCGACAAAATAATCTGTGATTAAAAGGTTAAAACATAATTTCACAAAACAAATAAAGTCAATGCGAAAACATGGCATTTACCTGTTGAGAACTTCGGCAGCCTTTGCCTACACAAAAAGGATGGAGATCAAGAAAAGCAGAACATTTGCGACAAGCAACAGATGGGTATATCTAGCTACCTCAAAGATGATCCAAGACGCAAGTACACCGATGAGAATTCCCCATTCTTCTTCCTCCAGAGGATCACATCAGCAACTATGAGGCACAATTACAGCGAGTCACTGATCAGGACACAAGCATTTCCTATGAACGATAGCATTTCACTTTTCAGCTATCCTTACCCCTGATAGACTATTGCGTGGTTTGATGGAAAGAGCTTGACAGATGTTAAGAATTCACAACAGATTTATGTTTATTTCTCACTCAGGAAAATAATTGAGTCAGACGTCTAGGAAAGAAATGGATGAATATCATGGCAGCTGTTGGACAAAAGGTTTCAAATTAAGACACAAGTAATCTTCAACCAGACCTCGGATAGATATAACATCATAAGATGAGTCCTATGCTATCATATATAGTTCTTCCTCTAcctagcaccttctaattttcaTTGATTTAGTTTGTCTAACTACAAAATCAATGGTCTCTCACAAGTCTTTGTCGTTGAGTTTGTCGAATCTTATTCCTCTTCTATATGTTGTCATGTGAGCTTCGGATGACAGATTCACAATACGACTCTCAATTCCTGTCCTCTCTGCTGTGCTTTTCATTTTGTCAAGCAGAAGTTTGGTCAGCAGAAAATGACCTGAAATCAAAACGAAACCACATTGAAAGATCATATGGAAAACGAACATGTGGAAATCATAAAAAGAATTGCTCGTTTACGATTACTAAATGAAGTCGTTTTGAGATGGTGAAGAAGATACTCACCGACATGATTGGTAGCAAACTGCATCTCTATCCAATCCTTCGAAAGATGAAACGGACAGTACATGACGCCGACATTGTTTCTGAAAGCAAACAAGTTGAAGAGGAGACGTAAGATTCGGCCGCGACAAAGAATGGAACAATTAGTGCGAGGAAACAATGGTATAATTACATCAAGATGTTTAGAGGAAGATCCATGGCAAGAAACTTCTCGGCGAAGGCTCGGACGGACTTGAGCGAACTGAGTTCTATCTGTATGATGTCGATTCTAGCAGATGGGGTGCTCTGTAGAATGCTCTGCTTTACTTCACTGGCAGCTTCGGTGTTCCTGGCGCCGATGATGACATGGGCTCCTCTGAGAGCCATCACCCTTGCAGCTTCGGTGTTCTTGGCGCCGATCAGACCGCAACCACATTCGAGGATTGACCCGCAAACACAAAAACGAGTGTTACGAGTGTTTGACCGGGGGAGGGACGAGGGAAAAGCAAATATTTCAACGGTGAGTTTTACAGTAGAACTTACAGAAGCATATCTGCT contains:
- the LOC122010183 gene encoding short-chain dehydrogenase TIC 32 B, chloroplastic-like is translated as MRHPKLRSMTPSTAFNFFRRLPSKADMLLLIGAKNTEAARVMALRGAHVIIGARNTEAASEVKQSILQSTPSARIDIIQIELSSLKSVRAFAEKFLAMDLPLNILINNVGVMYCPFHLSKDWIEMQFATNHVGHFLLTKLLLDKMKSTAERTGIESRIVNLSSEAHMTTYRRGIRFDKLNDKDL